CAAAATGTCAGCCTTTAAATTATTTTTAATAAAATCCTGTACACCAGTATTTAGCAGGCTTTTATTCAAATCGATGCTATAAGTTTTTGGTCAGGCTGCGAACCACCTTGTTTTCGGCCAGGAATTCCTTCAAAATTACCTTGATTGCCGTGTAACCGGGTACGGCTACGATCATCCCCATCACCCCGAATAAAAGCCCCGCAATAATGATGACCAAAAAGATCTCCAGGGGGTGTGATCGCACGCTATTCGAAAAGATTACTGGCTGCGAAAAGAAGTTGTCCACCAGCTGGCCGATGGTCAGGCCCAGAAAGACCCAGCCGACGTCCGGCAGGATCACTGAACTGAAATCCGAGCCCAGGTTGCTGGTCATCGTCAGGATGATCATGATTACCCCCCCGATAATCGGCCCGACATAGGGGATGATATTAAAAAGCGCACACAGGAAGGCAATCACCACCGCGTCTTCGATACCCACCAGCAGCAAGACCACTGTGTAGATGACGAACAGGACAAAAATCTGGCCCAACAACCCGACAAAATACCGGGACAACAGGCCTTTGATTTTTTCCAGGGATTGGAGCACCCGGCCCTCTTTGTCGTCGGGCACCAATGCTATCAGGCTATTCTGGAACAGCCGGCTGTCCTTGAGGAAGAAAAATGCGATGAACAGGACGGAAAACAGCCCG
This genomic window from Robiginitalea biformata HTCC2501 contains:
- a CDS encoding AI-2E family transporter encodes the protein MRAKTIANGVLRAVFILAAIVLVAYFLYLIRSVIAYVLIAAVVALMGRPAVLFFRQRLKFPNTLAVVVVVLLMIGLLAGIIALFIPVITEQGRNLSLLDMEELQKDLNSLYLEITEYFGASPASIDALIEKTDLEKNVLEGLDIGFIPDMLNSIVGLLSNLSVGLFSVLFIAFFFLKDSRLFQNSLIALVPDDKEGRVLQSLEKIKGLLSRYFVGLLGQIFVLFVIYTVVLLLVGIEDAVVIAFLCALFNIIPYVGPIIGGVIMIILTMTSNLGSDFSSVILPDVGWVFLGLTIGQLVDNFFSQPVIFSNSVRSHPLEIFLVIIIAGLLFGVMGMIVAVPGYTAIKVILKEFLAENKVVRSLTKNL